In Paenibacillus antri, the sequence GAGATCGCGTACGTCGCCGGCGTGCTGACGGAGGACGAGTCGGACGACGACGGCGTCGGCGTCGCGGGAGCGGATCCGCGGCTGTTCGAGACGACGGCCGCGCTCATCGCCGACGTGGAGCGCCGGATGCACGCGTCGCTCGCCGGCGACCGGCAGCTTCGGGAGGGGCTGCTGCAGCATCTGGAGCCGGCCATCGCGCGACTCCGCGAAGGCGGTTCGATCCGCAACCCGCTGCTGCCGCAAATCAAGAAGGATTACGAGACGCTCTTCCGAAGCGTCAAGGAAGCCGCGAAGGAGACGCTGCAGGAACGGGAGCGAGGGCTCGCGGTGCCGGACGAGGAGATCGGGTTTCTCGCGATGCATTTCGGCGCGGCGCTCGAGCGCGCCAAGCAGCTGCCGGGCGCCGTCCGCGCTCTGCTCGTGTGCACGAGCGGCATCGGCTCCTCGAAGATGCTGGCCGTCCGGCTCGCGAAGGAATTCCCGCAGCTGCACGTCGTCGGCAACGTCTCTTGGTACGAAGCGGCGCACAGTCCGAAGGACCGCTACGACCTGATCGTGTCGACCGTCGACCTGCCGCTGCCGCCAGAGCAGTACATTAAGCTGTCTCCCCTCTTGAACGAGGAGGAGACGGATCGGCTGCGGCGCTTCCTGCGCGGCGCGGCCGAACGCAAGCGGGCGCAAGGCGCCGCGCCGACGGGAGCCGGGCCGCCGGCGGGAGCCGCGGCCCCGAACGAAGACGCGCTCGAGCGGCTCCGCGCGCTGAAGCAATACGCCGACGGCGCGGTCCGGCTGCTCGACGCGTTCGTCGTCGGCCGGCTGGCGACGAACGGCCGCGGCATCCGCGAGCTGCTGCTCGACGCGTGCGGGCGAACCGCCGCGGCCGGCGTCGCGAAAGCGGTGACGGACCGGCTGCTCGAACGCGAGCGCCAAGGCTCCGTGCTGATCCCGGACACCGATCTGGCCTTATTCCATACGCGCAGCGACGCGATCGAGGCGCCGACGCTCGCGTTGTTCCGACTCGACGAACGAATCGATACGGGCGCGGACCGCCCGGTCTCCCGCTTCCTGCTCATGCTCGCGCCGAAGCGCCTTCCGAAGCGCGAGCTCGAGCTGCTGAGCGAAATCAGCGCGATGCTGCTGCAAGAAGACTTCGTCGAAGCGCTGCAAACCGATGACGAAGCGCGCATCAAGCGATACCTA encodes:
- a CDS encoding BglG family transcription antiterminator, encoding MKVSQRQKKIVEALLRASSDLSAGELAKAADVSARTVHRELADVESLLADVGVGLQKKAGAGIRLDADPGRLEALERILLHAESDELSSTDRRTLLLCALLEASEPVKLFALAHELQVTTPTVTSDLDEVERWAARDGLTLVRRRGYGVQLEGDEAGKRSAIRRLAWETLDDSDLFGRPETGDRPLHPVTAKLLELIGKPHFFRLERALWANEAAGAKELSETAYTRMLVRLSVALARFGAGHRIGASGSAVPPPDAAAVADALGRELGLDLPPEEIAYVAGVLTEDESDDDGVGVAGADPRLFETTAALIADVERRMHASLAGDRQLREGLLQHLEPAIARLREGGSIRNPLLPQIKKDYETLFRSVKEAAKETLQERERGLAVPDEEIGFLAMHFGAALERAKQLPGAVRALLVCTSGIGSSKMLAVRLAKEFPQLHVVGNVSWYEAAHSPKDRYDLIVSTVDLPLPPEQYIKLSPLLNEEETDRLRRFLRGAAERKRAQGAAPTGAGPPAGAAAPNEDALERLRALKQYADGAVRLLDAFVVGRLATNGRGIRELLLDACGRTAAAGVAKAVTDRLLERERQGSVLIPDTDLALFHTRSDAIEAPTLALFRLDERIDTGADRPVSRFLLMLAPKRLPKRELELLSEISAMLLQEDFVEALQTDDEARIKRYLANQLEAYIKNNIEWSE